One Mycolicibacterium sarraceniae genomic window carries:
- a CDS encoding MFS transporter, which yields MASVSIGEKSLETRTLRKVIIRVVPFLMALYFVNYLDRTNLGIAKADISEHLQLTASMFGLASGVFFIGYVLVEVPSNLALERFGARRWLARIAVSWGIVAVAIGFAPNAATLLVLRFLLGVAEAGLFPGVIFYLTRWFPGAYRVRMVALFMMASPIAAAIGTPLAAWMIQAGEGLFGLAGWQFMMIGVGLPAIILGIICWFYLTDRPADAHWLQPDERQWLVDVLADEERDVAGVFDVPLRRALTSPRIWALSLVYFGVAYGLYALAFFLPSIVSGFKQMFNVHLSIVQVGLITAVPYTLAAIAMYLWSRHADRKGEHVWHVAIPMGLGGLAIPIALYLHSPLLVMIPVSIAAMGVFSAIPSFWALPAQFLTGAAAAGGIGLINSIGNLGGFAAPYATGALNQFTGNDKAGMWAVGIIMLVSAVVVVVLRATPDRSTQPDR from the coding sequence ATGGCAAGCGTATCGATCGGTGAGAAATCACTGGAGACACGGACGCTGCGCAAAGTCATCATCCGCGTGGTGCCGTTCTTGATGGCGCTGTACTTCGTCAACTACCTCGATCGCACCAATCTCGGCATCGCCAAGGCCGATATCAGCGAGCACCTCCAACTGACCGCGAGCATGTTCGGGCTGGCCTCGGGCGTCTTTTTCATTGGCTACGTGCTGGTCGAGGTGCCATCCAACTTGGCCCTTGAGCGATTCGGTGCCCGGCGCTGGCTGGCCCGGATCGCGGTGTCATGGGGAATCGTCGCAGTGGCAATCGGATTCGCGCCCAATGCGGCCACCCTTTTGGTTTTGCGATTCCTGCTCGGCGTGGCCGAGGCAGGGCTGTTCCCCGGCGTGATCTTCTATCTCACCCGCTGGTTCCCAGGCGCCTACCGGGTCCGGATGGTGGCGTTGTTCATGATGGCCAGTCCGATCGCCGCGGCGATCGGAACTCCGTTGGCAGCGTGGATGATCCAGGCCGGCGAGGGGCTGTTCGGATTGGCCGGCTGGCAGTTCATGATGATCGGTGTCGGCTTGCCCGCGATCATTCTGGGCATCATCTGCTGGTTCTATCTCACCGATCGGCCGGCTGACGCGCACTGGCTTCAACCCGACGAACGGCAATGGCTGGTCGATGTGCTGGCCGACGAGGAACGCGATGTCGCAGGCGTTTTCGACGTCCCGCTGCGCCGGGCGCTGACCAGCCCGCGCATCTGGGCGCTGTCGCTGGTCTACTTCGGCGTCGCCTACGGCCTGTATGCACTGGCTTTCTTTCTCCCGTCGATCGTCTCGGGCTTCAAGCAGATGTTCAACGTGCACCTGTCGATCGTGCAGGTCGGCCTGATCACCGCGGTGCCCTACACGCTGGCTGCGATCGCCATGTACCTGTGGTCCCGCCACGCCGACCGCAAGGGTGAACACGTCTGGCACGTGGCGATCCCAATGGGATTGGGCGGCTTGGCGATTCCCATCGCACTGTATCTACACAGCCCACTGTTGGTGATGATCCCGGTGAGCATCGCCGCCATGGGGGTGTTCAGCGCGATTCCCAGTTTCTGGGCGCTGCCGGCACAGTTCCTCACCGGGGCGGCCGCCGCCGGCGGGATCGGCCTGATCAACTCGATCGGCAACCTGGGCGGGTTCGCCGCGCCCTACGCGACCGGTGCTCTCAACCAGTTCACCGGCAATGACAAGGCCGGCATGTGGGCGGTGGGAATCATCATGCTGGTGTCGGCGGTCGTGGTGGTGGTCCTGCGCGCAACCCCGGATCGGAGCACACAGCCGGACAGGTAG
- a CDS encoding acyl-CoA dehydrogenase: MPIAITPEHNDLADSVKSLVTRVSSAEIRYAALETPVPNPPPFWKAAAEQGLHGLHLAESVDGQGFGLLELAIVIAEFGYGAVPGPFVPSAIASALISAHDPDAKLLSQLAAGELIATCALESGLTATRQDHTLVIRGEARSVPAAAQASILVLPVAIDSGVEWVILDADHLEIEPVKSVDLLRPVAHVRANAVEVTADRVLSNLSQPTGRAIVTTLLSAEAVGIARWATDTAAAYAKIREQFGRPIGQFQAIKHKCAEMIATTERATAAVWDAARALDEAAEKAWDNDQTAYEFAAAVAASLAPAAAQHCAQDCIQVHGGIGFTWEHDTNVYYRRTLGLVAAFGRSSEYQQKVFDTATSTGMRAINIDLDPETEQLRAAIRAEVAALKAIPREDRKSAIAEAGWVQPHLPKPWGRAATPIEQILIAQEFATGQVKRPQMGIAAWLIPSIVAFGTDEQKQRFLPPTFRGEMIWCQLFSEPGAGSDLASLTTKATKVDGGWRITGQKIWTTGAQFAQWGALLARTNPSAPKHAGISYFLLDMKSDGVEVKPLRELTGHAMFNTVFIDDVFVPDELVLGEVDRGWEVSRNTLTAERVSIGSSEPGFLANLDGFVDFVSKGHFDQIGHHRAGELIAEGHAAKLLNLRSTLVTLAGGDAMPSAAISKLLSMRTGQGYAEFAVSSFGIDGAIGDPDALQGKWAQWLLSSRSTTIYGGTSEVQLNIIAERLLGLPRDP; this comes from the coding sequence ATGCCCATCGCGATCACACCCGAGCACAACGACCTCGCGGATTCGGTGAAATCCCTGGTCACACGCGTGTCATCGGCGGAGATCCGGTATGCCGCGCTGGAGACGCCGGTGCCCAACCCGCCGCCGTTCTGGAAAGCCGCCGCCGAGCAGGGGCTGCACGGCCTGCACCTCGCCGAGTCAGTGGACGGCCAGGGCTTCGGGCTGCTCGAGCTGGCAATCGTGATTGCCGAGTTCGGCTACGGCGCGGTGCCCGGGCCGTTCGTGCCATCGGCAATCGCCAGCGCCCTGATCTCGGCCCACGATCCTGACGCCAAGCTCCTGAGCCAGCTGGCTGCCGGGGAGCTCATCGCCACCTGCGCGCTCGAGTCCGGCCTGACCGCGACCCGTCAGGACCACACGCTGGTCATCCGCGGCGAAGCCCGCTCGGTGCCCGCCGCTGCACAGGCATCGATCCTGGTCTTGCCGGTCGCCATCGACAGCGGTGTGGAGTGGGTGATCCTGGACGCCGATCACCTGGAGATCGAGCCGGTCAAATCGGTGGACCTGCTGCGCCCGGTGGCGCACGTGCGGGCCAACGCCGTCGAAGTCACCGCCGATCGGGTGCTGTCCAATCTGTCCCAGCCGACCGGACGGGCGATCGTCACTACGCTGCTGTCGGCCGAGGCCGTCGGCATCGCCCGCTGGGCCACCGACACCGCCGCCGCCTACGCGAAGATCCGCGAACAGTTCGGCCGTCCGATCGGCCAGTTCCAGGCCATCAAGCACAAGTGTGCGGAGATGATCGCGACCACCGAGCGGGCCACGGCAGCGGTGTGGGACGCTGCCCGGGCGTTGGATGAGGCCGCCGAGAAGGCTTGGGACAACGACCAAACCGCGTACGAGTTCGCCGCAGCGGTGGCAGCCAGCCTGGCCCCGGCTGCCGCCCAGCACTGCGCGCAGGACTGCATCCAGGTGCACGGCGGGATCGGCTTCACCTGGGAGCACGACACGAACGTTTACTACCGGCGCACGCTGGGCCTGGTTGCCGCATTCGGGCGCTCATCCGAGTATCAGCAGAAGGTGTTCGACACCGCGACGAGTACGGGCATGCGGGCGATCAACATCGACCTCGACCCCGAGACCGAGCAGCTGCGCGCCGCTATCCGCGCAGAAGTGGCTGCGCTCAAGGCGATTCCGCGGGAAGACCGTAAGTCGGCGATCGCCGAGGCCGGCTGGGTGCAGCCGCACCTGCCCAAGCCGTGGGGCCGGGCGGCCACACCGATCGAACAGATCCTCATCGCCCAGGAGTTCGCCACCGGGCAGGTCAAGCGCCCGCAGATGGGTATCGCGGCCTGGCTGATCCCGTCGATCGTGGCGTTCGGCACCGATGAGCAGAAGCAACGCTTCCTGCCGCCCACCTTCCGCGGCGAGATGATCTGGTGCCAGCTGTTTTCCGAGCCGGGTGCCGGGTCCGACCTGGCCAGCCTGACCACCAAGGCCACCAAGGTCGACGGCGGCTGGCGGATCACCGGCCAGAAAATCTGGACCACCGGCGCCCAGTTCGCGCAGTGGGGTGCGCTGCTGGCGCGGACCAACCCGAGCGCGCCGAAACATGCCGGCATCAGCTACTTCCTACTCGATATGAAGAGTGACGGGGTTGAGGTCAAGCCGCTGCGCGAGCTCACCGGTCACGCGATGTTCAACACCGTGTTCATCGACGACGTCTTCGTCCCGGATGAACTGGTGCTCGGTGAGGTGGACCGCGGGTGGGAAGTCAGCCGCAATACCCTGACCGCCGAACGTGTTTCGATCGGCAGCAGCGAGCCCGGATTCCTGGCCAACCTCGACGGGTTCGTCGACTTCGTCAGTAAGGGCCACTTCGATCAGATCGGCCATCACCGGGCCGGGGAGCTAATCGCCGAGGGGCACGCCGCCAAGTTGCTGAACCTGCGCTCGACCCTGGTGACGCTCGCCGGCGGTGACGCGATGCCGTCGGCCGCGATCTCGAAGCTGCTGTCGATGCGCACCGGGCAGGGTTATGCCGAATTCGCGGTGTCATCGTTCGGGATCGACGGCGCCATCGGCGATCCCGACGCGCTGCAGGGTAAGTGGGCGCAGTGGCTGCTGAGCAGCCGGTCGACGACCATCTACGGCGGCACGTCGGAGGTCCAGCTCAACATCATCGCCGAGCGGCTGCTGGGCCTGCCCCGCGACCCGTAG
- a CDS encoding 2-hydroxyacid dehydrogenase has product MDRQTVAVRVLAHFLPSSRVLDIVAPESDWLDVRWCHEDDDQTLHRELPEAEVIWHVLRPLPGAELRLGPRLRLVHKLGAGVNTIDVDAATELGIAVANMPGANAPSVAEGAVLLMLAALRRLPALDRATRQGLGWPTDATLGETVRDIGSCTVGLVGYGNIAKRVEQIVHAMGGTVLHTNTADDGTDAWRPLPDLLAESDIVSLHLPLTPATDKLINRAALAAMKPHALLVNTSRGGVIDEAALVDALRSGRLAAAGLDVFAEEPVDPANPLLGLDNVVVTPHVTWFTADTMRRYLVQAVDNCRRLRDGDTLVNVVNGRQDGKRIDR; this is encoded by the coding sequence ATGGATCGCCAAACGGTGGCGGTGAGAGTGCTCGCGCATTTTCTCCCCAGCAGCAGGGTGTTGGATATCGTTGCGCCCGAATCAGATTGGCTCGACGTCCGGTGGTGCCACGAAGACGACGACCAGACGTTGCACCGCGAACTACCCGAGGCAGAGGTGATCTGGCACGTGCTGCGGCCGCTGCCCGGTGCGGAACTGCGCCTCGGTCCGAGATTACGGCTGGTGCACAAACTGGGCGCCGGTGTGAACACGATCGACGTCGACGCCGCGACCGAGTTGGGCATTGCGGTGGCCAACATGCCCGGTGCCAATGCACCCTCGGTGGCCGAAGGCGCAGTGCTGCTGATGCTGGCCGCGCTGCGGCGACTGCCCGCACTCGACCGCGCCACCCGGCAGGGCCTCGGCTGGCCCACGGACGCCACGCTCGGCGAGACGGTACGTGATATCGGCAGTTGCACAGTGGGATTAGTGGGCTACGGCAATATCGCCAAACGCGTCGAACAGATCGTGCACGCGATGGGCGGTACCGTCCTGCACACCAATACCGCGGACGATGGCACCGACGCGTGGCGTCCGCTACCGGACCTCCTCGCCGAGAGCGATATCGTCAGCCTGCATCTGCCTTTGACGCCAGCCACCGACAAGCTGATCAACCGCGCCGCGCTGGCCGCGATGAAACCACACGCGTTACTGGTCAACACTTCTCGTGGCGGCGTCATCGATGAGGCCGCCCTCGTGGACGCGCTGCGCAGCGGCAGGCTCGCCGCCGCCGGGCTCGATGTGTTTGCCGAAGAACCCGTCGACCCCGCCAATCCGCTGCTTGGCCTCGACAATGTCGTGGTCACACCACACGTCACCTGGTTCACCGCCGACACCATGCGCCGGTATCTCGTTCAGGCCGTGGATAACTGCCGTCGCCTGCGCGACGGCGACACTCTGGTCAACGTCGTCAACGGGAGGCAGGATGGCAAGCGTATCGATCGGTGA